A region of the Chryseobacterium cucumeris genome:
CAATTGCAATACCTGGGCTCATTGTAGAAGATAAATAGATACTCTTCACATAAGTTCCTTTAGCAGCAGTTGGTTTCATTTTGATCAATGTCTGGATTAATTCCTGAGCATTTTCTTTGATCTTGGCAGCATCGAAAGATACTTTACCAATACCAGCATGGATAATACCATACTTGTCTACTTTGAAATCAATTTTACCTGCTTTTACTTCAGTTACTGCTTTACCAATTTCCATTGTTACAGTTCCTGATTTAGGGTTTGGCATTAAACCTCTTGGACCTAATACTCTACCTAATGGACCTAATTTACCCATTACAGCTGGCATCGTAACGATAACGTCAACATCTGTCCAACCTTCTTTGATTTTTTGTAAATATTCGTCAAGACCTACATAGTCAGCACCAGCAGCTTTAGCTTCTGCTTCTTTATCTGGAGTTACAAGAGCTAATACTTTAACATCTTTACCAGTACCGTGAGGAAGAGATACAACACCTCTTACCATTTGGTTTGCTTTTCTAGGGTCTACTCCTAATCTTACTGCGATATCGACAGAAGCATCAAACTTTGTAGTGTTCACTTCTTTTACAAGAGCTGAACCTTCTTCAAGGTTATAGATTCTTCCTTTTTCTACTTTGCTTAAAGCTTCCTTTTGCTTTTTAGTTAATTTTGCCATTTCTTTAAGTTTTAAGCGTTAGTTGGTTTAGTTCCTGTTACTCTTAATCCCATAGATCTGGCAGTACCTGCAACCATAGAAAGAGCAGAGTCCATTGTAAAACAGTTAAGATCCGCCATTTTATCTTCAGCGATTTTCTTTACCTGTTCCCAAGTTACAGAACCTACTTTGTTTCTGTTTGGTTCACCAGAACCTCCCTTGATCTTAGCTGCATCCATTAACTGGATTGCTGCAGGTGGAGTTTTAATAACGAATTCAAAAGATTTGTCTTCGTATACTGTAATTACTACAGGTAAAACTTGCCCTGGCTTATCTTGGGTTCTTCCGTTAAATTGCTTACAAAACTCCATGATGTTCACACCTGCAGAACCCAATGCTGGACCTACTGGTGGAGAAGGGTTAGCTGCGCCACCTTTCACCTGAAGCTTTACCATTTTAAAGACTTTCTTAGCCATTGTTTGTTTTTTAAATTTGAATAATTAATGAGTTTGGAAGCATTTATTATTCAGTAGGTTATGCACTCACATAACAATAAACCTACTTTTTGGACTGCAAAAGTATAAAATATTTTTGAAATAGCAAACGGAAATTGCTGATTTTTAAAAGTTTTAGAAAAATAAATCATGTTTCCCTGTCATAGAATTGAAAATACAGTCAGTAAAAACGAAAACGGTTATTTTATGCAAATAACCGTTTTAAAATATTTTAAAAGGAAGGCTGATTAAAAACCTGAAGGTTTATTAATTGTTTTTGTAGAACCGTCGTTTCCTCCAAGATCATCATTGATATCGTTTATATTTTGCTTTTCAATTAATCTTTTGTAAGCCATCAGATAAAGATCAACCGTAAAGTTATTATAGGTTCTTGATGGTGTAGTTGTGTTGGTGGCAATCATTCTGCTATCTGTAAATCTAGCTCTGACGTGCCATGTTCCGTTACTTTTGAAAGCCACTACATCCGGTGATCCCTGTTTGTTATCATTCACACCGTTGTCGCCATAATCAAGCATTACACTCGTATTTCCATCGTTCAGCTTGAAGGAATAATTGTGGAGGATAACCAAAAAGTTGTTGGCATCAATTTTAGTATCATAATCTGTAATGCCTGTTCCAGGTACGCCGGTAAGGGTAAGTTTAAGATAATTGAACAGCCCGCTGCTTTCCAAAGCCGGATCATACAATTGTAAGGCATTCTGCGAAGTGGCTAAAAAGCTTCCTCCTGTCATCGTAGGTTCTCCCGGATTTCTTAAATATAAGGAATTCGTATATGTTTTTCCATTAACATCAAGTGTTTCTGCGGGATTAGCAGTGTTGATCCCTACTTTTCCTTTCTGGGCGTTTAAAAACATCCCAAGACATAGGATTATTGTGATATAAATTTTTCTTTCCATAGTTTTTTTATTGAAGGCCCAGTGGCGTATTGGTTGATACTCCTGAATATCCCGGTGAAACGGATGCTGAAACAGAACCGTTAAAAGTTCCCCAGTCTTTCACTAAGGATTTTTCAAAGACATTTAAGGTAAGTGTCCAGGTTCCATTGATGGAAGAAACAGTTCCTGCTCCTTTAAAAGCTAAATTAATAGCATGGTACTGTTTACCACCGCTGGTCACCTGTGTAATTTCAGTTGAGTAAGAACCATACGATTTAGGGTTGGTACTTGTGTTCGCTGCTGAAACCGCTCCTGTAAAAACAGCACCTGTAATGGCCACCACATATTTACTTGCATCTAATCCTGTATTGAGATTCACAACTTCATCCTGTCTTACATTTTTCAATACAACATTATACATATTTACAGGGGCTACATTACGGAGCGATATATCCAGCAGCTTCACCTTACCTACCGGTGAAGTATCTTTTGACCGGGTAAGAAGAAGATAGTTTCCGCTTGCCTTTGTATTTTCAGTATCTATTAAATAAGATTCTACTAAAGTTTCCCCTTCAACATCAAGAGTTCCTTTAGGTGTTTTAGTATTTATTCCTACTTGTGCATTTATGCTTAAAGCAGCAAAACCCGTAAAGAGTATCGCAATAATTTTTTTCATAATTTATGTTTTTATTGAATTAATGGAGCTGTCGCCGCAC
Encoded here:
- the rplK gene encoding 50S ribosomal protein L11 yields the protein MAKKVFKMVKLQVKGGAANPSPPVGPALGSAGVNIMEFCKQFNGRTQDKPGQVLPVVITVYEDKSFEFVIKTPPAAIQLMDAAKIKGGSGEPNRNKVGSVTWEQVKKIAEDKMADLNCFTMDSALSMVAGTARSMGLRVTGTKPTNA
- the rplA gene encoding 50S ribosomal protein L1, with translation MAKLTKKQKEALSKVEKGRIYNLEEGSALVKEVNTTKFDASVDIAVRLGVDPRKANQMVRGVVSLPHGTGKDVKVLALVTPDKEAEAKAAGADYVGLDEYLQKIKEGWTDVDVIVTMPAVMGKLGPLGRVLGPRGLMPNPKSGTVTMEIGKAVTEVKAGKIDFKVDKYGIIHAGIGKVSFDAAKIKENAQELIQTLIKMKPTAAKGTYVKSIYLSSTMSPGIAIDTKSVN